The sequence below is a genomic window from Candidatus Binataceae bacterium.
CGGAGCATCGACCCGCGGTCGATTGGTTCGAGATCATCACGGAAAACTTCATGGTCGCCGGTGGCCTGCCGCTTACGGTGCTGGAAAGAGTCCGCAGCGACTATCCGGTCGTGATGCATGGCGTGTCGCTCTCGATTGGCTCGGCGGGTCCGTTAAATCGCAATTACCTCGCCACGTTGCGGACAATGACCCACCGGTTCAAGCCGTTCTGGATCTCCGACCATCTATGCTGGACGGAAATCGGCGGGCGCAACCTCCACGATCTCCTGCCGCTGCCGTACACGGAAGAGGTTGTCCGTCATGTTGCCGGCCGCATCCGCCAGGTTCAGGACTGTTTGGACCAGGAGATCCTTATCGAGAATGTGTCCAGCTATATGACGTTTCGATGCTCGACCATGCAGGAATGGGAGTTTCTGAGCGCGGTGGCCGAAGAGGCCAATTGCGGCATCCTGCTCGATATCAACAATGTCTACGTCAACGCCTTTAACCACGGATTCGACCCGGTCCTTTACATCGATTCGGTACCGCCCAACCGCGTGGTTCAGTTCCATATGGCCGGCCACAGCGACCACGGCACCTATCTGCTTGACACCCACGATCATCCGATCCGGGAGGAAGTGTGGCGGCTCTACGAATTGGCCGTACGTCGTTTCGGGGCGACTTCGACGTTGATTGAGTGGGACGACAACATCCCTGAGTTCGGCGTGCTGGCCGACGCCGCCAAAGAGGCGCGCGATCGCGCGTGGAACGTGATGGCGGCGGAAACGGAAGGTGGCGATGGATCTGGCTTTGAGCGCGGGGTCTTATCGCGCGCTTGACAACCTCCTCAGAAGGAGCGAACGGCCAACTTCATAGGGGCTCGTTCGCTCCCGAGAGAAGATCGAGAAGATTGTTCATGGAGACGCTCGCCTCGGATCGGTCGAGCGGCTGCAGATTTAGTAACCTGCCGACTTCGGCGGGCTTTTGGGACGCCTTACGGGAGGATTACCACGTCACCTTGGCGGTGATCGGCGAGAAACGGTTGCGCACGCTGGTCGCTGCGCAACTGACCGCACATCCATCAGACAGTCCATTCGCTCTGTGGAGTCGCTAGTTTCCGCCTGGATTTCATCGCTCGCTATTCGGAGATCACGCGATGGCTTTTTCTGGGCGACCTCGCGCGGCTGGAACGAACGATGCTGGAGGTTTCCCATTGGATGCGCCACTCGCAATCGAGAATCGTTGTGGCCGGATGATGAAAACTGGAGCTGACAGGCAAGGGCAAACAGACCGCAATCCCGGAAAGGCGCCGGATGACGATTCTGGTCTGGCGGGATGATAACGAAGTGTATCGCCGGCGTTTGGAATCGAATCGGTCGAACGGATAGCGCCCGGGCCTAGTCCGGGAAGAGGCAGCCTTTGGAGCTGTCTACGAAGCTGTTGCGCCATTGTTGGGAGCCGGCGCGGTAAGACACATCAGTGCAATGCTCGCGCGTTGGTTGCGCGATGGCCTGCTTCGGACCAGGACCAGACAGAAAACACAGTATCCGAGTAACACGATTCAGCCGCGACCTTCCGAGCACGTTTTCGCTGCAATGATGAGCCCTGCCTTGTTACACTTCTGGTTCCTGCTACCTATAGGCATCATTATCGCGGCGCTCGCAATGTCGGCCGGGGTGTCCGGCGCCAGCCTATGGGTGCCGGTCTATCTGCTCTGGCTTCGGCTCAGTGTTCCGATCGCTTTCTGGCTCGGGCTCCTTACGATGCTGTTTGGCTTCGGCAGCGGCGTTTACCGGAACTGGCGGGACCACAGCTACGACGGTCCCTTAGTTCGCCGCTATCTGGCCGCGAGCCTGCCCGCCGCGCTGCTCGGCGGATGGCTCGCGGGACTCGTCAACGAGAAACTCTTGGTCGGCCTGTTCGGCGTTTTCCTGCTCGTCTACGGCGCAACGATCGCCACGCTCACGCTGCGCGGCCTTGTCCCGGTGGAGCGCCGCCAATCCATTTCGTATCCGTTTGCGCTCATAGGCGGCGGACTCACGGGACTAATCTCGATTGGGGTCGGAATTCTCGCCATGCCGGTCGTAATGCGTCATCGCTCCATCCGCGCGCCAGCAATGGCAATCGGCTCGCTGGTGATGATCATATTCTTCACAAGCCTTGCCGCAACCATCGGCCGCCTAAGACCCAGCTTCGTTAGCGATCTTCGCCGCGATCTGCCGCAGCTTGGCGTCATCATGTTGTGGGCCGCGCCAGCCGTGGTCTTGGGCGGCCAGCTCGGACCGCGGCTCGCGCAACGCTTGCCTTCCGAGCGGCATGCTCGGCTCTACTTCAGCGCCGTGGTGTTCGCGGTCGGCATCCTAACCTTAGCTCGCGCTTACGCTGGACCTCACGGGTGAAAGGACCATTGATCCACGGCGTTCACGGGCCGCGTCGGATTCACCTGCTACAGATTGTTCATGGCGTCGCTCGAACTCTCGCAATTCTAGCGACCATTACGGTTTGGTTTGCGCCACTGGCTGCGGCGGGACCGCCCCTTGCGACCGCCGGACCAATTACGTTCTTCACCACGCTTCCGGTTACCATCGGGGGTTTGTTCCTATTGGACATCACCAACCCGGCTGGTGCTACTGCGAATTCCGCCATCCAACAGGGACATGGGTTTTCGCTGGGCGAGACCCTCGATATCGGATACGGCGTTACGCCGAAGCTCCAACTGTTCGCGCTGATACCGTGGTTCGTGCACAAGTCACTCGCTCAAACCGCGTCCAACGGGACTCATACGAGCTCCGGATCTAACGGCTTCGGCGACACGCTGTTCCTGGCGCGGTATACGCTGATCGGCTTCGAGCACGCGGAATCCGCACTCCGCATCGCGCCTATCGCGGGCCTCAAAACGCCCACGGTGATAAGCGATACAGGGTTCAGCAAAATTCCGCGCCCGCTCCAGCCGGGATCGGGAACGTGGGATCCGTTGTTCGGCCTGACGCTCGTCTGGCAGACGCTGGATTGGGAGTTCGATGCGGACGCCGGCTATCGCATTAACACCACGGCTGGACACTTCCGTTTCGGTAACCAAGTGTTCGCCGACGGATCAGTTCAGTACCGTCTGTGGCCCTTTCAAATCGGAGCCGGCAACCCAGGCTTCATCTACGCGACGCTCGACAGCAACTTCTTCGGACAAGGTAAGAACCGGGTCAACGGACGCGCCGATCCGGATTCCGGCGGTTTGCTCTGGTTTTTGGATCCAGGAGTCCAGTATGTTACCGAGCGCTACGCGTTGAAGGCCGCGGCACAACTGCCGGCGCTCGAAGCCCCCAACGGCAGCGCTCCGTCGCCGGACTATGCTGTGTTTGTCTGCCTGCGCTTGAACCTCTCGTTGCCCTGACCCCCCTTCCGATAAAGGTTCCATCAGTTCGCTCGCCACGCGTCCTTTGCGCCGTCCATGCTCCTAGCTGGGTTTGCCTGCTGGCCGGTCTTCCAGTTCGAGACCATCCAGAATCGGAAACGTATCGATCGTACCGCCCTTCGCACAAGTCGCCATCAGGCGCGTTAGAGTCTTCTTCGTAGCCAGCTTCTATTTTTTCGTCGAGGCTTCTGATCTTTTCCTCGGCTTGCGCCCGCACGGGCTTGCTTCGAGTTTCGAATCTGGTTGTAGCTCCCGAAGTTCTTGATCTCGTTCAGCGAAAAGCCGAAGGCCTGAACACGACGCTTCTAATCCGCGCCCCAGTCAAGACGTGGCATCACCGCGATCCATACGATGGCGCTGATTAAAACCGCGACTCCGTCTGTAGTGAGGATTTCTGCAATAAAATGTCGTATTGGAGAGAGGCTCTCTAATACCAAACGCGTGTGCCGAAGATGAAGCGAGGATCGTTGACGATTCCGCCTTCTTCGCGCGTAAACCGAGCAGTCTCGCCGAATGTCTGGGTGTAAGCGAAGCCGATGTAGGGCGCGAACTTGCGGCTAATTTCGTAACGGATGCGCACTCCCGTATCGAGATCCGAGAGCCCCGAACCGATACCGCGACTCGGATCATTTGTGTTGTAGAAATTGACTTCGAACTCGGGCTGCATAATCAGCCGATTGGTGAGCAGCAGGTCGTACCATCCGGTGACTTTTCCGGCGAAGCGGCCCCGGTCGCTGAAGTAGAAGGTCGGCGCGAATTCGAAAAAATACGGAGCCAGTCCCTCGATTCCGACCGCGCCCCACGTCATTCCAGGATTTGAGTCAAGGTCGTAACGAACTCCGGCCTGGAAATCGAAGTATCTGAGATAGGGTATCGGTCGGTCATAGAGCGCCTCGGTGTCGCCATCGGTGGCTACGCCGTGTTCAGCAAAGCCTTCGGATTTGAACCACAGTTTGTTCATGTCCGTCCCGATCCAACCCTCGCCATCCCAACGAAATTCATTGTCTGGACCGTTAGTGCGCCCTTCGAGCTGATCGAAGAGGATATGTCCGAAAATCTGATTGTCCATCACCGGAGGTTCCTCTTCTTCCGGACTTGTAACGCCGGAATTTTGAGTGGTTGTGGCGGTCGATTGCGCATTCGTGACCGAAGGCGCTAAAGCAATCAAACCGACAAGGACGAGGATGAGCATCAAGGCAGATGCCGAAGCCGAATCGAATTCCGCGGTGCTCTCTCGCCCGGCTGTCGTCGTCCTCATGACACGATCACCGTGCGGAACATGCCAGCCTCCATGTGATAGAGCAGGTGGCAGTGATAAGCCCACTTACCCGGCGTGTCGGCGCTGACCAAATAGCTAAGCCGTTCGCCCGGCTTGACATTGATCGTGTGTTTGTAAGGGCGCCACTCGCCGTTGCCGTTTTCCAGCTCACTCCAGAGCCCGTGGAGATGGATCGGATGCTCCATCATGGTGTCGTTTACGAGGATGATGCGTACCCGTTCTCCCAGCTTCAACCTGATCGGCTCGGCGCTGGAGA
It includes:
- a CDS encoding DUF692 domain-containing protein gives rise to the protein MFRERFSDLGYGVGLRREHYSHVTEHRPAVDWFEIITENFMVAGGLPLTVLERVRSDYPVVMHGVSLSIGSAGPLNRNYLATLRTMTHRFKPFWISDHLCWTEIGGRNLHDLLPLPYTEEVVRHVAGRIRQVQDCLDQEILIENVSSYMTFRCSTMQEWEFLSAVAEEANCGILLDINNVYVNAFNHGFDPVLYIDSVPPNRVVQFHMAGHSDHGTYLLDTHDHPIREEVWRLYELAVRRFGATSTLIEWDDNIPEFGVLADAAKEARDRAWNVMAAETEGGDGSGFERGVLSRA
- a CDS encoding sulfite exporter TauE/SafE family protein, which produces MMSPALLHFWFLLPIGIIIAALAMSAGVSGASLWVPVYLLWLRLSVPIAFWLGLLTMLFGFGSGVYRNWRDHSYDGPLVRRYLAASLPAALLGGWLAGLVNEKLLVGLFGVFLLVYGATIATLTLRGLVPVERRQSISYPFALIGGGLTGLISIGVGILAMPVVMRHRSIRAPAMAIGSLVMIIFFTSLAATIGRLRPSFVSDLRRDLPQLGVIMLWAAPAVVLGGQLGPRLAQRLPSERHARLYFSAVVFAVGILTLARAYAGPHG
- a CDS encoding transporter, with the translated sequence MDITNPAGATANSAIQQGHGFSLGETLDIGYGVTPKLQLFALIPWFVHKSLAQTASNGTHTSSGSNGFGDTLFLARYTLIGFEHAESALRIAPIAGLKTPTVISDTGFSKIPRPLQPGSGTWDPLFGLTLVWQTLDWEFDADAGYRINTTAGHFRFGNQVFADGSVQYRLWPFQIGAGNPGFIYATLDSNFFGQGKNRVNGRADPDSGGLLWFLDPGVQYVTERYALKAAAQLPALEAPNGSAPSPDYAVFVCLRLNLSLP
- a CDS encoding copper resistance protein B, with the translated sequence MRTTTAGRESTAEFDSASASALMLILVLVGLIALAPSVTNAQSTATTTQNSGVTSPEEEEPPVMDNQIFGHILFDQLEGRTNGPDNEFRWDGEGWIGTDMNKLWFKSEGFAEHGVATDGDTEALYDRPIPYLRYFDFQAGVRYDLDSNPGMTWGAVGIEGLAPYFFEFAPTFYFSDRGRFAGKVTGWYDLLLTNRLIMQPEFEVNFYNTNDPSRGIGSGLSDLDTGVRIRYEISRKFAPYIGFAYTQTFGETARFTREEGGIVNDPRFIFGTRVWY